The Triticum aestivum cultivar Chinese Spring chromosome 3A, IWGSC CS RefSeq v2.1, whole genome shotgun sequence genome includes a region encoding these proteins:
- the LOC123062271 gene encoding pentatricopeptide repeat-containing protein At1g55890, mitochondrial: MASAAAAAAAARANSLSRIFSSSSPTAKLPKHNPKTKRAPAPAPTPKPSAADADSIAGQKLPKPLDAQPAAKAESDADRKLPKPLDDILIALIRQRDPDKLVSEFVQASTVSSRFRERHRVYEVAVSRLTSFGRQDGIEAIIEAQKPFLETSDEGFATRLIRLYGRASMPSHAAATFHELPAQHKSTMTFNALLAAYAEAGDLDVLTAAFQDIPATHPSIVPSVYSYNILIRALCQKSDLSAALDVVLLMEKHGVSADIITFNTLLNGFCNNGPTDEAETVWEMMKERNLEPDAKCYNAKLRGLVAEGRIDDAAAVLERLEKDGPKPDTVSYNELIRGYLKAGMLQEAKKLYDDLVKNHCAANKGTYETLVPHLLQVGDLDCALRYCYEMFSRKRGCRVECGVLQDVVNALVDASRVEEAAKLVDIGRKKYYYSRKGLRMPGSAKGSELRAETDE; the protein is encoded by the coding sequence atggcctccgccgccgccgccgccgccgccgcccgggcgaACAGCCTCTCCcgcatcttctcctcctcctcgccaacgGCAAAACTACCCAAGCACAATCCCAAGACCaagcgcgcgccggcgccggcgccgacgccgaAACCGTCTGCCGCCGATGCTGACTCCATCGCGGGCCAGAAGCTCCCGAAGCCCCTCGACGCACAGCCCGCCGCCAAAGCTGAGTCCGACGCGGACCGCAAGCTCCCGAAGCCCCTTGACGATATCCTCATTGCCCTCATCCGGCAGCGCGACCCTGATAAGCTGGTCTCCGAGTTCGTCCAAGCGTCAACCGTGTCGTCGCGCTTCCGCGAGCGGCACCGCGTGTACGAGGTAGCGGTGAGCCGCCTCACTTCCTTTGGCCGCCAAGACGGCATCGAGGCCATCATCGAAGCGCAGAAGCCCTTCCTCGAGACCTCAGACGAGGGATTCGCCACGCGCCTCATCCGCCTCTACGGCCGTGCCTCCATGCCATCCCACGCTGCCGCAACCTTCCATGAACTTCCCGCGCAGCATAAATCCACCATGACATTCAATGCCCTTCTTGCAGCGTACGCCGAAGCTGGGGATTTGGACGTGCTCACTGCTGCATTCCAGGATATCCCAGCCACCCACCCCTCGATTGTTCCCAGCGTATACTCGTACAACATACTCATCCGCGCATTGTGCCAGAAGTCTGACCTCTCAGCTGCTCTTGATGTTGTTCTTCTCATGGAGAAGCACGGTGTTTCAGCTGACATTATTACTTTCAACACTCTGTTGAATGGGTTTTGTAACAATGGCCCCACGGATGAAGCAGAGACAGTATGGGAGATGATGAAGGAGAGGAATTTGGAGCCAGATGCAAAGTGCTACAATGCCAAGCTGCGGGGTTTGGTTGCAGAAGGGAGGATTGATGATGCAGCTGCTGTGCTTGAGAGGTTGGAGAAGGACGGGCCAAAACCCGACACGGTATCCTACAATGAGTTGATTCGAGGATATTTGAAAGCAGGGATGTTACAGGAGGCCAAGAAGCTGTATGATGATTTGGTAAAAAATCACTGTGCCGCAAATAAGGGAACTTATGAGACTCTCGTGCCACACCTTCTGCAGGTTGGAGACCTGGATTGTGCACTGAGGTACTGCTATGAAATGTTTAGTCGTAAAAGGGGCTGTAGAGTGGAGTGTGGAGTGCTGCAGGATGTAGTGAATGCATTGGTAGATGCATCGAGGGTGGAGGAGGCTGCCAAGCTTGTTGATATCGGGCGGAAGAAGTACTACTACTCACGAAAGGGTTTGAGAATGCCAGGTAGTGCAAAAGGCAGTGAATTAAGAGCTGAAACTGATGAGTAA